In a genomic window of bacterium:
- the hemW gene encoding radical SAM family heme chaperone HemW: MRSGRTPKPEPAFGVYVHIPFCVAKCGYCDFASVPLARGALEPYLDALVREIDAAPERGRAAATVFFGGGTPSLLAGAQIGRLLAALRATFAVAPDAEITLEANPGTIDAEKAAAWRAHGITRVSLGVQSLDDALLARLGRRHSAHEALAAFELLRREGFANIGLDLIHGLPGQTPALWRRDLARAIALGPEHLSLYALGIEEGTPFAAELRAGRLALPAEEEALEMHAAAAELTARAGYERYEISNWSRPGMRCRHNADCWSLGEYRGFGAAAHSFLCRPRPVRRANERDPAAYVRLIRERGGAVASSEEPAPRQFAGEAAMLALRTVDGLDEAAFAAEHGAGWDALFPEAAALGAARGWIARAAGRARLTAEGMLFSDALFRLLF; encoded by the coding sequence GTGCGCAGCGGCAGGACCCCGAAGCCCGAACCAGCCTTCGGGGTATACGTTCACATTCCGTTCTGCGTCGCAAAGTGCGGCTACTGTGACTTCGCCTCCGTGCCGCTGGCCCGCGGCGCGCTCGAGCCGTACCTCGACGCGCTCGTGCGCGAGATCGACGCCGCGCCCGAGCGCGGGCGGGCGGCCGCGACCGTCTTCTTCGGCGGGGGCACGCCGAGTCTCCTCGCGGGCGCGCAGATCGGGCGCCTGCTCGCCGCGCTGCGCGCGACCTTTGCCGTCGCACCGGACGCCGAGATCACGCTCGAGGCCAACCCCGGCACGATCGACGCGGAAAAGGCCGCGGCCTGGCGGGCGCACGGGATCACCCGCGTCTCGCTCGGCGTGCAGTCCCTCGACGATGCGCTGCTGGCACGCCTCGGCCGGCGGCACTCCGCGCACGAGGCGCTCGCGGCCTTTGAGCTGCTGCGTCGGGAGGGCTTCGCCAACATCGGCCTGGACCTCATCCACGGCCTGCCCGGACAGACGCCCGCGCTCTGGCGCCGCGACCTGGCGCGCGCGATCGCGCTCGGCCCCGAGCACCTCTCGCTGTACGCGCTGGGTATCGAGGAGGGCACGCCGTTTGCCGCCGAGCTCCGTGCGGGGCGGCTCGCGCTGCCGGCGGAGGAGGAGGCGCTGGAGATGCACGCGGCGGCCGCGGAGCTGACCGCGCGGGCCGGCTACGAGCGCTACGAGATCTCGAACTGGTCGCGCCCGGGAATGCGCTGCCGGCACAACGCCGACTGCTGGTCGCTGGGCGAATACCGGGGATTCGGCGCCGCCGCGCACTCGTTCCTGTGCCGGCCCCGCCCGGTGCGCCGCGCGAACGAGCGCGACCCGGCCGCCTACGTCCGGCTCATCCGAGAACGCGGCGGCGCGGTCGCCTCGAGCGAGGAACCAGCCCCACGGCAGTTCGCAGGCGAGGCCGCGATGCTCGCGCTGCGCACGGTCGACGGGCTCGACGAGGCGGCGTTCGCCGCGGAGCACGGCGCCGGCTGGGATGCGCTCTTCCCGGAGGCCGCGGCGCTCGGAGCCGCCCGCGGCTGGATCGCGCGAGCCGCCGGCCGGGCCCGCCTCACCGCCGAGGGGATGCTCTTCTCCGACGCGCTCTTCCGCCTGCTGTTCTGA